A single region of the Candidatus Marinarcus aquaticus genome encodes:
- a CDS encoding exopolyphosphatase translates to MAEKKFRLVTRSDMDGLVCGTLLKYLNIVNEIIFVHPKDMQDGKIEITGDDITTNLPYVKGVHIAFDHHFSETLRNEKVDNHIIDPDAPSAAQVVYDYYGGKEKFPANFDAMMAAANKADAARFSKEDILNPQGWDLLSFLMDSRTGLGRFREFRVSNYQLMMDLIDYCADHSIEDILQLPDVKERVDLYFKYKEEFEEQLKRCSTMYENLIIIDYRNEEIIYPGNRFLIYAMYPQTNISIHAVWGKDKQNVVYSTGKSIINKTSKTNVGELMLSYGGGGHHAAGGCQIEHDKADAVLQELIKKINQDG, encoded by the coding sequence ATGGCTGAGAAAAAGTTTAGACTTGTTACACGAAGCGATATGGATGGTTTAGTGTGTGGAACACTGCTTAAGTATTTGAACATTGTCAATGAGATTATTTTCGTACATCCCAAAGATATGCAAGATGGCAAAATTGAGATTACAGGCGATGACATCACAACCAACTTGCCCTATGTAAAAGGGGTACATATTGCCTTTGACCACCATTTCAGTGAAACATTAAGAAATGAAAAAGTAGACAATCACATCATTGACCCCGACGCACCAAGTGCAGCACAAGTGGTGTATGACTATTATGGGGGAAAAGAGAAATTTCCTGCCAATTTTGACGCCATGATGGCTGCAGCCAATAAAGCCGATGCAGCACGATTCTCAAAAGAGGATATTTTAAATCCACAAGGCTGGGACCTGCTTAGCTTCTTGATGGATTCTCGAACAGGTCTTGGAAGATTCCGAGAGTTCAGAGTCTCTAACTACCAACTTATGATGGACTTGATTGACTACTGTGCTGACCATAGCATCGAAGATATCTTACAACTGCCCGATGTAAAAGAACGCGTGGATTTGTATTTTAAATACAAAGAGGAGTTTGAAGAACAACTCAAACGTTGCTCAACGATGTATGAAAATCTTATTATCATCGATTACCGAAATGAAGAGATCATCTATCCTGGAAACCGTTTCTTAATCTATGCCATGTACCCTCAAACCAATATCTCTATTCATGCGGTGTGGGGAAAAGATAAACAAAATGTGGTTTACAGTACAGGAAAGTCCATCATCAATAAAACGTCAAAAACCAATGTTGGAGAGCTGATGCTTTCTTATGGTGGCGGGGGACACCATGCTGCGGGCGGTTGTCAAATTGAACACGATAAAGCCGATGCGGTCTTGCAAGAGTTAATCAAAAAAATCAATCAGGACGGATAA
- a CDS encoding tautomerase family protein — MPIINITMTHEDGGATKEQKEQLAYKMTSVFDEVFGRGGKSAVVVINEVSTDNYAIGGKTITDIRKEQKTS; from the coding sequence ATGCCTATTATTAATATAACCATGACACACGAAGATGGTGGTGCAACCAAAGAGCAAAAAGAGCAATTGGCATACAAAATGACATCTGTGTTTGATGAAGTCTTTGGACGTGGTGGTAAAAGTGCCGTGGTGGTAATCAACGAAGTTTCAACAGACAATTACGCCATTGGCGGTAAAACCATCACGGATATCCGAAAAGAGCAAAAAACGAGTTAA
- a CDS encoding HIT family protein yields the protein MKEQLLYENEFIKIKIENNELPWLKIFTQEPYKEFSQCDMRTRLEIFQTLDIIEKEMLEYFEPEKINIASFGNYVPHVHFHIMARFKEDAYFPESVWGEKQRESKLKLKAFKPFFEQLLTKLEAPTS from the coding sequence ATGAAAGAACAATTACTGTATGAAAATGAGTTTATTAAAATTAAAATAGAAAATAACGAACTGCCATGGCTGAAAATCTTCACGCAAGAACCTTATAAAGAGTTCAGCCAATGTGATATGAGAACACGTTTAGAGATATTCCAAACACTGGATATCATTGAAAAAGAGATGTTGGAATACTTTGAACCAGAGAAGATTAACATTGCTTCATTTGGGAACTATGTGCCGCATGTACATTTTCATATCATGGCTCGATTTAAAGAGGATGCTTATTTCCCAGAGAGTGTTTGGGGAGAGAAACAAAGAGAGTCAAAGCTCAAACTCAAAGCATTCAAGCCTTTTTTTGAACAGCTTTTAACAAAATTGGAAGCACCAACGAGTTAG
- a CDS encoding HD domain-containing phosphohydrolase yields the protein MSNTIKILGAFGSKGVNFNSTCLQIDKHILIDAGNILAGLGDDAKYINHIFLSHSHLDHLIDIPFFIDTFFTHRQTPLYIYGRQKTLDDLHQYILNNDIWPDFTKIELINKQHNAIVFKPIELGETITFENCSLKAIENNHTESSCGYVITKNGVATLFSSDTYLCDPLIEEINSNNIIKSAIFDVSFPSSFKQLALASKHLTPALLKEQLSLLKREDVRIYVNHLKPSFYDTITNEINDLELLLNDGMILKDGDIIDLTNQEPIINECGVKPKDIKELIEIGHSLTSEKNFDVLMEKILIAAKNFTDSDAGTLYLMDEEDNHLQFTVVQTDSLNIKMGGTQDEITWPALPLYIDDKPNKQMVAALCALENKLINIHDVYNEVGFNFEGTKNFDKSTGYRTKSMLVVPMIGHEGDVIGVLQLLNKKDAKGETITYTRDDEKLIQSMASQAAISISNRQLIDGLEGLLNSFMKSIAAAIDEKSPYTGGHIGRVAQISEMIVNAINEDDGVYKDKFFNEDEIKEIKIAAWMHDIGKITTPEYVVDKARKLQTIHDRISEIQTRFELLKTQQHIELLKGNIDEKSYQKTLQTLDEEFAFIKQSNVGGEFMKDEDLARIEQIAQRTVTINGEDRPLLSENEVYNLSIRKGTLTNEERHVINNHALISIKMLESLPFPKKLKRVPMIAGGHHEKICGGGYPFNLKGDEITFEARILAVADIFEALTAHDRPYKDANSLNQSLRILSFMAKDQELDKDIIKFFVSKGLHMEYAKMNLKESQMDEVTVDFEQL from the coding sequence ATGAGCAATACCATTAAAATATTGGGGGCCTTTGGAAGCAAAGGGGTCAATTTTAATTCCACCTGTCTACAGATAGACAAACACATCTTAATTGATGCAGGTAATATTCTTGCAGGCCTTGGCGATGATGCTAAATATATCAATCACATATTTCTTTCGCACTCCCATTTAGACCATCTTATTGATATACCATTTTTTATAGATACTTTTTTTACTCATCGACAAACACCTCTTTATATTTATGGTCGACAAAAAACCCTTGATGATCTGCATCAATACATTTTAAACAATGATATATGGCCTGATTTTACCAAAATTGAACTTATTAACAAACAACACAATGCCATTGTTTTTAAACCCATTGAATTGGGTGAAACGATTACTTTTGAGAACTGCTCACTAAAAGCCATAGAGAATAACCACACCGAATCAAGTTGTGGTTATGTGATTACAAAAAATGGTGTCGCGACACTTTTTAGTTCGGATACGTACTTGTGTGACCCCTTGATCGAAGAGATTAATAGTAACAATATCATCAAATCTGCCATTTTTGATGTTTCATTTCCATCTTCATTTAAACAACTTGCCCTTGCAAGCAAACACCTCACTCCTGCACTTTTAAAAGAACAATTGAGTTTATTAAAAAGAGAAGATGTACGCATTTATGTGAATCATCTCAAACCCTCTTTTTATGACACCATCACCAATGAAATCAATGATTTAGAACTGCTTTTAAATGATGGCATGATTTTAAAAGATGGGGACATCATTGATTTAACCAATCAAGAGCCCATCATCAATGAGTGTGGCGTCAAACCCAAAGATATTAAAGAACTCATTGAGATTGGACACTCTCTTACAAGTGAAAAGAACTTTGATGTTCTTATGGAAAAAATTTTAATTGCAGCTAAAAACTTCACCGATTCGGATGCAGGAACATTGTATTTAATGGATGAAGAGGATAATCACCTTCAATTTACTGTGGTACAAACCGATTCCTTGAACATCAAAATGGGTGGAACACAAGACGAAATCACATGGCCAGCGTTGCCACTTTATATTGATGATAAGCCCAATAAACAGATGGTAGCCGCTCTGTGTGCTTTGGAGAATAAACTGATTAATATCCATGATGTGTACAATGAAGTGGGTTTTAACTTTGAAGGAACCAAAAACTTTGATAAAAGCACAGGGTATCGTACTAAGTCAATGCTGGTTGTTCCCATGATTGGTCACGAAGGCGATGTTATTGGTGTTTTACAACTGCTTAATAAAAAAGATGCAAAAGGTGAAACCATCACTTACACTCGAGATGATGAAAAGCTTATTCAATCCATGGCCTCACAAGCAGCCATCTCGATTTCAAACCGACAGCTTATTGATGGGTTAGAAGGGTTATTGAACTCCTTTATGAAATCTATTGCTGCAGCTATTGATGAGAAATCTCCTTACACAGGGGGTCATATTGGACGTGTGGCACAAATATCTGAAATGATTGTCAATGCAATTAATGAAGATGATGGAGTTTATAAAGATAAATTTTTCAACGAAGATGAAATCAAAGAGATTAAAATTGCGGCGTGGATGCACGATATTGGAAAAATCACTACACCTGAATATGTGGTTGATAAAGCACGAAAACTGCAAACCATTCATGACAGAATCTCTGAAATCCAAACCCGTTTTGAACTGCTTAAAACCCAACAGCACATTGAACTGCTTAAAGGCAACATCGATGAAAAATCATACCAAAAAACCCTTCAAACACTTGATGAAGAGTTTGCCTTTATCAAACAATCAAACGTGGGTGGAGAGTTTATGAAAGATGAGGATTTGGCACGTATTGAACAAATTGCACAACGCACTGTTACGATTAATGGTGAAGATCGACCACTGTTAAGTGAAAATGAAGTCTATAACCTCTCCATTCGAAAAGGGACACTCACCAACGAAGAGCGACATGTCATTAACAACCACGCACTTATCTCTATAAAGATGCTTGAATCACTGCCATTTCCTAAAAAGCTTAAACGTGTGCCAATGATTGCAGGTGGTCACCATGAAAAAATTTGTGGTGGAGGATATCCATTTAACCTTAAAGGTGATGAAATCACTTTTGAGGCAAGAATCTTAGCGGTTGCCGATATCTTTGAAGCTTTGACCGCACATGACCGACCATACAAAGATGCTAACTCGCTCAATCAGAGTTTGAGAATCCTTTCATTTATGGCAAAAGATCAAGAGTTGGATAAAGATATTATTAAATTCTTCGTAAGCAAAGGGTTACACATGGAGTATGCAAAAATGAATCTCAAAGAGAGTCAAATGGATGAAGTCACGGTTGACTTTGAACAACTATAA
- the rpmJ gene encoding 50S ribosomal protein L36, translating to MKVRASVKKMCDKCKIVKRRGIVRVICETKKHKQRQG from the coding sequence ATGAAAGTTAGAGCTTCGGTTAAAAAGATGTGTGACAAGTGTAAAATTGTCAAAAGAAGAGGAATCGTAAGAGTGATCTGCGAAACTAAAAAACACAAACAAAGACAAGGATAA
- the rpsM gene encoding 30S ribosomal protein S13 gives MARIAGVDLPNKKRMEYALTYIYGIGLHNSRLILDAVGIDYNKRAHELTEDEAANIRKEIQENYMVEGDLRKKVAMDIKALMDLGSYRGLRHRKGLPCRGQKTKTNARTRKGKKKTVGAAAK, from the coding sequence ATGGCAAGAATCGCAGGTGTTGATTTACCAAACAAAAAAAGAATGGAGTACGCATTAACGTACATTTACGGAATTGGTTTACACAATTCAAGATTAATCTTAGATGCTGTTGGAATTGATTACAACAAAAGAGCTCACGAGTTAACAGAAGATGAAGCAGCGAACATTCGTAAAGAGATCCAAGAAAACTACATGGTAGAAGGGGATTTAAGAAAGAAAGTTGCTATGGATATTAAAGCTTTAATGGATTTAGGTTCATACAGAGGTTTAAGACACAGAAAAGGTTTACCTTGTAGAGGGCAAAAGACTAAAACTAATGCTCGAACTAGAAAAGGTAAAAAGAAAACTGTTGGTGCAGCAGCGAAGTAA
- the rpsK gene encoding 30S ribosomal protein S11 has translation MAKRKVTRKKVVKKNIADGIVHIAATFNNTMVTVTDAAGNAIAWSSAGNLGFKGSKKSTPFAAQQAVEDAMNKAMEHGIKNVGIKVQGPGSGRDTAVKSIGAIDGITVKWFKDVTPLPHNGCRPPKRRRV, from the coding sequence ATGGCAAAAAGAAAAGTAACTAGAAAAAAAGTAGTAAAAAAGAATATTGCTGACGGTATCGTACACATTGCAGCAACGTTTAACAACACAATGGTAACTGTTACTGATGCAGCTGGTAATGCGATCGCATGGTCAAGTGCTGGTAACTTAGGGTTCAAAGGGAGCAAAAAATCTACTCCATTCGCAGCACAACAAGCTGTTGAAGATGCTATGAATAAAGCAATGGAACATGGTATTAAAAACGTAGGTATCAAAGTTCAAGGGCCAGGTTCTGGACGAGACACTGCAGTTAAATCAATTGGTGCAATTGATGGTATCACTGTTAAATGGTTCAAGGACGTTACACCATTACCACATAATGGTTGTAGACCTCCTAAGAGAAGAAGAGTGTAA
- the rpsD gene encoding 30S ribosomal protein S4 produces MARYRGPVEKIERRLDADLGLKGERRLNGKSALEKRPFPPGQHGQRRTKISEYGLQLREKQKAKYLYGVSEKQFRKYFKEAARREGNTGANLITLIEQRLDNVVYRMGFATTRANARQFTTHGHVLVDGKKVDIPSFIVKPGQKVEIKEKSKSNPQVARALELTNQTGMVEWVDVDKDKVFGIFTRIPTREEVVIPVEERLIVELYSK; encoded by the coding sequence ATGGCAAGATATAGAGGACCAGTAGAAAAAATCGAAAGAAGATTGGATGCAGACCTTGGATTAAAAGGTGAGAGAAGACTTAACGGAAAATCTGCATTAGAAAAAAGACCTTTCCCTCCAGGACAACACGGACAAAGAAGAACGAAAATCTCTGAGTACGGTTTACAATTAAGAGAGAAACAAAAAGCAAAATACCTTTACGGTGTTTCTGAAAAACAATTCAGAAAATACTTTAAAGAAGCAGCACGAAGAGAAGGTAACACAGGGGCAAACCTTATTACTTTAATCGAGCAAAGATTAGACAACGTTGTTTATAGAATGGGATTTGCTACAACTCGAGCAAATGCACGACAATTTACAACTCACGGACACGTTTTAGTAGATGGTAAAAAAGTTGATATTCCTTCTTTCATCGTTAAACCAGGTCAAAAAGTTGAAATCAAAGAAAAATCTAAATCTAATCCACAAGTTGCAAGAGCACTTGAATTAACTAACCAAACGGGTATGGTTGAATGGGTTGATGTAGATAAAGATAAAGTATTTGGTATCTTTACAAGAATTCCAACAAGAGAAGAAGTTGTTATTCCAGTTGAAGAAAGATTAATCGTAGAGTTATATTCTAAATAA
- a CDS encoding DNA-directed RNA polymerase subunit alpha: protein MKKFADTPFLPTEVEIEAISDTQAKVTAYPFESGFAITLAHPLRRLLLSSSVGYAPIAVKIEGASHEFDSLRGMLEDIAIFIINLKNIKFKITSDEEQVVAEYSFDGPKEIKGADLANADVEIVSPDVHLATINSDCNLTFSVIIQKGIGYMPSEDIREIVSNDYIPIDAFFTPVKKVVYNIEKMLVEDNPNYEKAVFDIQTNGQISPIDAFKESVSVMYSQMSVFNKVFDLSEVTVSESGEEPTELKDLVVKIEDLNLSARSFNSLDRSGLKFLGELVLMSEVEVKNIKNLGKKSFDEIAEKLESLGFPIEETLPENIASALRRKLEQLKA, encoded by the coding sequence ATGAAGAAATTCGCAGATACACCGTTTTTACCAACAGAAGTTGAAATCGAGGCCATTAGTGACACGCAAGCAAAAGTAACAGCTTATCCATTTGAAAGTGGGTTTGCTATTACTTTAGCGCACCCTTTAAGAAGACTTCTTCTTTCAAGTTCAGTTGGTTACGCACCAATTGCGGTGAAAATTGAGGGTGCAAGTCATGAATTTGACTCGTTACGAGGTATGCTTGAAGATATTGCTATTTTTATTATTAATCTTAAGAACATTAAATTTAAAATTACTAGTGATGAAGAGCAAGTCGTTGCTGAATACTCTTTTGACGGACCAAAAGAGATTAAAGGTGCAGATTTAGCTAACGCTGATGTTGAGATTGTTAGCCCAGATGTACACTTAGCAACTATCAACAGTGACTGTAATCTTACATTCTCAGTGATCATTCAAAAAGGTATTGGTTATATGCCTTCAGAAGATATCAGAGAGATTGTAAGCAACGATTACATTCCAATTGATGCATTCTTTACACCAGTTAAAAAAGTGGTTTACAACATTGAAAAAATGTTGGTTGAAGACAACCCTAACTATGAAAAAGCGGTATTTGATATTCAAACAAATGGACAAATTTCTCCAATCGATGCATTCAAAGAGTCTGTATCAGTTATGTATTCTCAAATGTCGGTTTTCAATAAAGTATTTGATCTATCAGAAGTAACGGTAAGTGAGAGTGGTGAAGAGCCAACTGAGTTAAAAGATTTGGTTGTTAAGATTGAAGACTTAAACTTAAGTGCTCGAAGCTTCAACTCTTTAGACAGATCAGGGTTAAAATTCTTAGGTGAGTTAGTACTTATGAGTGAAGTGGAAGTTAAGAACATCAAAAATCTTGGTAAAAAATCATTCGATGAAATTGCTGAGAAACTTGAGTCACTTGGTTTCCCAATCGAAGAGACACTTCCAGAAAATATCGCATCAGCTTTACGAAGAAAGCTTGAGCAGTTAAAAGCATAA
- the rplQ gene encoding 50S ribosomal protein L17, producing the protein MRHKHGYRKLNRTSSHRKALLKNLAIAIIEREKIETTVPKAKELKRYIERLVTTARNADFNTHRAVFALLQDKEATKKLINEIAPKYVDRNGGYTSIIKTRIRRGDATPMAFISFV; encoded by the coding sequence ATGAGACATAAGCACGGATATAGAAAGTTAAACAGAACTTCTTCTCATAGAAAAGCATTGTTAAAAAACTTAGCAATCGCTATCATTGAGAGAGAAAAAATTGAAACAACAGTTCCAAAAGCAAAAGAGTTAAAAAGATACATTGAGAGATTAGTGACTACTGCTAGAAATGCAGATTTCAACACTCACAGAGCAGTGTTTGCATTACTACAAGATAAAGAAGCAACTAAAAAATTGATCAATGAAATTGCACCAAAGTATGTTGACAGAAACGGTGGATACACATCAATTATCAAAACTCGAATCAGACGAGGGGATGCTACACCAATGGCATTCATTTCATTCGTATAA
- the gatA gene encoding Asp-tRNA(Asn)/Glu-tRNA(Gln) amidotransferase subunit GatA — translation MITLKEALALSSSEIESLRDELKEKIKNNKELGAYIEQLTNQDLNESGSGIPIAIKDNINVKNWEITCASNILKGYISPYNATVINKLHEAGLAPLGKTNMDELAMGSSTETSCYGKTLNPINTLKVPGGSSGGSAAAVAAGLAVAALGTDTGGSIRQPAAYCGCVGMKPTYGRVSRYGIAAYSSSLDQVGPITQNVEDAAILYDIIAGHDPMDSTSSNQTSPAVAPNLNPNRKLTIAVIDNFIEQASDDIKEGHQKAVEALEAAGHTIIHKNMVDTSKILSSYYIVATAEASANFSRLDGVRYGNRKGEGGLKEMYVKTKSEGFGQEVQKRIMLGSFVLSSGYYDAYYIKAQKVRHLIKDEYEAIFKEADLILSPVAPTTAPEFGSFKTSLEMYLSDIYTISVNLAGLPALSLPVAKNSEGMPVGLQLIGRAFDEQTVFDGALSLEQQVNYTK, via the coding sequence TTGATCACATTAAAAGAAGCACTTGCTCTAAGCAGCAGTGAAATTGAGAGTTTAAGAGACGAACTAAAAGAAAAAATCAAAAACAATAAAGAGCTGGGTGCGTATATTGAGCAGTTAACGAACCAAGACTTAAATGAGTCAGGTAGCGGTATTCCTATTGCTATTAAAGATAATATCAATGTAAAAAACTGGGAAATCACTTGCGCCAGTAATATTTTAAAAGGGTACATCTCTCCTTATAACGCAACGGTAATCAATAAACTACACGAAGCAGGGTTAGCACCATTAGGTAAAACCAACATGGACGAACTTGCAATGGGAAGTTCCACGGAGACTTCTTGTTATGGTAAGACGTTAAATCCAATCAACACTTTAAAAGTTCCAGGTGGAAGTTCTGGTGGAAGTGCCGCAGCTGTAGCAGCTGGACTTGCAGTGGCTGCACTGGGTACGGATACGGGTGGAAGTATTCGACAACCAGCAGCATACTGTGGTTGCGTGGGAATGAAACCAACCTATGGTCGAGTTTCTCGATACGGGATTGCCGCATACTCTTCGTCACTTGATCAAGTGGGACCTATCACACAAAATGTAGAAGATGCCGCAATTTTATACGACATCATAGCAGGGCATGATCCAATGGACTCAACCTCTTCAAACCAAACATCACCGGCAGTTGCACCTAATTTAAACCCAAATAGAAAGTTGACCATTGCAGTGATTGATAACTTCATTGAACAAGCCAGTGATGATATCAAAGAGGGACACCAAAAAGCTGTTGAAGCGTTAGAAGCAGCTGGGCATACCATTATTCACAAAAACATGGTAGATACCTCTAAGATTTTATCTTCATACTATATCGTTGCAACGGCTGAAGCTTCAGCCAACTTCTCACGACTTGATGGTGTTCGATACGGAAACCGAAAAGGTGAGGGTGGTTTAAAAGAGATGTATGTTAAAACCAAATCAGAAGGATTTGGACAAGAGGTACAAAAAAGAATTATGTTGGGGTCATTTGTTCTTAGTTCAGGATACTATGACGCTTATTATATCAAAGCACAAAAAGTGCGACACTTAATCAAAGATGAGTATGAAGCCATTTTTAAAGAAGCCGATTTAATCCTCTCTCCAGTAGCTCCTACAACTGCTCCTGAGTTTGGAAGCTTCAAAACCTCATTGGAGATGTACTTAAGTGATATTTATACCATTTCCGTGAACCTTGCTGGGTTGCCTGCATTGTCATTGCCAGTGGCAAAAAACAGTGAAGGAATGCCAGTAGGACTTCAATTAATAGGGCGTGCATTTGACGAACAAACCGTGTTTGATGGTGCATTAAGTTTAGAACAACAAGTCAATTATACAAAATAA
- the guaB gene encoding IMP dehydrogenase codes for MRIRKRALTFEDVLLVPAKSEVLPKEVSLETKLTKEITLNTPFVSAAMDTVTEYRAAIAMARLGGIGIIHKNMDIESQVMQVKKVKKSESGMIIDPFTITPEQTLQDAEDIMAEYKISGVPVVDENNKLMGILTNRDMRFTKDFTAKVKDKMTKMPLVTAKEGTTLEDAAEVMHQNKIEKLPIVNENNKLIGLITIKDINKKRDYPNSIKDTFGRLRVGAAIGVGQLDRATALVEAGVDVLVLDSAHGHSKGILDTVALIKKELNVQVIAGNVATAEATADLIKAGADAVKVGIGPGSICTTRIVAGVGVPQISAIDECAAEAAKHGVPVIADGGIKYSGDVAKALAVGASCVMMGSALAGTEESPGEVILFQGRKFKSYRGMGSIGAMSKGSTDRYFQEGTAADKLVPEGIEGRVAYRGEIADIIHQFAGGLRSSMGYLGSKDIPTFQERAEFVEITSAGLKESHVHDVTITNEAPNYHI; via the coding sequence ATGAGAATTAGAAAAAGAGCTTTAACATTTGAAGATGTTTTATTAGTACCAGCAAAGTCTGAAGTTTTACCAAAAGAGGTGAGTTTAGAGACAAAACTGACAAAAGAGATTACCCTTAATACTCCTTTTGTAAGTGCGGCTATGGATACGGTAACTGAATACAGAGCGGCGATTGCAATGGCGCGTTTAGGTGGAATTGGAATTATCCACAAAAACATGGACATTGAATCACAAGTGATGCAAGTGAAAAAAGTGAAAAAGAGTGAGAGTGGGATGATCATTGACCCATTTACGATCACACCAGAACAAACCCTTCAAGATGCTGAAGATATTATGGCAGAGTATAAAATCTCTGGGGTTCCAGTTGTGGATGAAAACAATAAATTGATGGGTATTTTAACCAACAGAGACATGCGATTTACAAAAGACTTTACTGCAAAAGTAAAAGATAAAATGACCAAAATGCCTTTAGTGACGGCTAAAGAGGGTACTACTTTAGAAGACGCGGCTGAAGTAATGCACCAAAACAAAATCGAGAAACTGCCTATTGTAAATGAAAATAACAAACTCATTGGTCTTATTACAATCAAAGACATCAATAAAAAACGAGACTATCCAAACTCTATTAAAGATACATTTGGACGATTACGAGTGGGTGCTGCTATTGGGGTTGGACAACTTGACCGAGCAACTGCATTGGTTGAAGCTGGAGTTGACGTACTGGTACTTGACTCAGCGCACGGACACTCAAAAGGGATTTTAGACACGGTTGCTTTGATTAAAAAAGAGCTCAATGTTCAAGTCATTGCTGGTAACGTGGCAACAGCTGAAGCAACAGCAGATTTAATCAAAGCAGGAGCAGATGCGGTTAAAGTAGGTATTGGACCAGGATCTATTTGTACTACAAGAATCGTTGCAGGGGTTGGGGTTCCTCAAATTTCTGCGATTGATGAGTGTGCGGCTGAAGCAGCTAAACACGGTGTTCCTGTGATTGCAGATGGGGGTATTAAATACTCTGGGGATGTTGCAAAAGCGTTAGCCGTTGGTGCAAGCTGTGTTATGATGGGAAGTGCATTAGCTGGTACTGAAGAGAGTCCTGGTGAAGTGATTTTGTTCCAAGGAAGAAAGTTCAAATCATATCGAGGTATGGGTTCAATTGGTGCAATGAGCAAAGGAAGTACAGACAGATATTTCCAAGAAGGAACAGCCGCAGATAAACTCGTACCTGAAGGAATTGAAGGACGAGTGGCTTACCGAGGTGAGATTGCAGATATCATTCACCAATTTGCGGGTGGTTTAAGAAGTTCTATGGGGTATTTAGGAAGTAAAGATATTCCTACGTTCCAAGAGAGAGCGGAGTTTGTGGAGATTACATCAGCAGGATTAAAAGAATCTCATGTTCATGATGTAACGATAACTAATGAAGCGCCAAATTATCACATTTAA